The genomic stretch TCGCTTCCCTTTACCCTCGCATTCGGCGGTTACGCATTCGGCGGAGTGCTGATGGGGCGGCTTGCGGACCGCGTCGGGATCGTCACACCGCTGACGATTGGCGCGTTGATGGTTGGACTCGGATACGTCAGCTCCAGCTTTTCAGTCGCAGCGTGGCAGTACGCTATTGCGTATGGAGTTATCGGCATCGGCAGCTCCGCAGCCTTTGCGCCGTTGATGGCCGATATTTCGCACTGGTTTACTCGTCGGCGAGGCATGGCCGTCGCCATCGTTTCCTGCGGCAGCTATCTCGCAGGAACGATCTGGCCACCCGCTATCGAGTATGCACTTACGCGCGTCGGCTGGCGGCAGACTCATATCCTCATAGGCGTGCTGTCGATAATAACGATGTTGCCACTGATATTTCTGGCTCTCAGGCCTCGCGTTCCCACAATCCAGGTTAACGCGGTTAATGCGGTATCCGATGGAGCACAGCGCGCGTTCGGTCTTTCACCCAACGCGCTGCAGGTCACATTAATGATTGCTGGTGTTTGCTGCTGCGTAACGATGGCCACGCCGCAGCTCCAAATCGTCGCTTATTGTGGGGACCTTGGATACGGACCTGCGCGCGGCGCTGAGATGTTATCCCTCATGATGGGTCTCGGCGTTATCAGCCGCCTTCTAGCCGGCTCCGTCGCTGACCGGTTGGGCGGGCTCACCACGCTGGCTATCCTCTCGACGTTACAGGCCGTCGCGACGTTACCCTATATCCTGTTGGATGATCTTGCTGCGCTTTATGTCATCTCAGGGATATTTGGCCTATTTCACGGTGGTCTCATTCCGATGTACGCCGTGGTGGTGCGGGAGTATTTCTCGCCTCACGAGGCAGGCGCGCGTGTCGGTATGGCAATTGGCGCCACATTGTTCGGCATGGCACTCGGTGGGTGGATGTCCGGCGCTATCTTTGATCTCACAGGTTCATACCGAGAGACATTTATCAATGCAGTTATTTGGAATCTCTTCAATCTCGTCATCCTGCTCTGGTTGCTGTCGCGTCGCCGGCGCGTTCGCGTGTTCGGCGCAGAGGCGTTTTCAGGCTGAAGTTGCGCCGCAGCAAATTTGCATAGTTTGATGT from Acidobacteriota bacterium encodes the following:
- a CDS encoding MFS transporter, with protein sequence MIGSPYAWLRLTISLLLSTIAGIGMWSTVVALPAVQADFGIDRATASLPFTLAFGGYAFGGVLMGRLADRVGIVTPLTIGALMVGLGYVSSSFSVAAWQYAIAYGVIGIGSSAAFAPLMADISHWFTRRRGMAVAIVSCGSYLAGTIWPPAIEYALTRVGWRQTHILIGVLSIITMLPLIFLALRPRVPTIQVNAVNAVSDGAQRAFGLSPNALQVTLMIAGVCCCVTMATPQLQIVAYCGDLGYGPARGAEMLSLMMGLGVISRLLAGSVADRLGGLTTLAILSTLQAVATLPYILLDDLAALYVISGIFGLFHGGLIPMYAVVVREYFSPHEAGARVGMAIGATLFGMALGGWMSGAIFDLTGSYRETFINAVIWNLFNLVILLWLLSRRRRVRVFGAEAFSG